tggtctcatccgtccacaaaacatttttccaatagccttctggcttgttcatgtgatctttagcaaactgcagacgagcagcaatgttctttttggagagcagtggctttctccttgtaaccctgccatgcacatcattgttgctcagtgctctcctgatggtggactcatgaacattaacattagccaatgtgagagtctccttcagttgcttagaagttaccctggggtcctttgtgacctcaccgactattacacgccttgctcttggagtgagctctgttggtcgaccactcctggggagggtaacaatggtcttgaatttcctccatttatacacaatctgtctgactgtggattggtggagtccaaactctttagagatggttttttaaccttttccagcctgatgaccatcaacaatgctttttctgaggtcctcagaaatttcctttgttcgtgtcatgatacacttccacaaacatgtgttgtgaagatcagactttgatagatccctgttctttaaataaaacagggtgcccactcacacctgattgtcatcccattgattgaaaacacctgactctaatttcaccttcaaattaactgctaatcctagagggtcacatacttttgccattcacagatatataatattggatcattttcctcaataaataaatgaccaagtataatatttttgtctcatttgtttaactggtttctctttatctacttttaggacttgtgtgaaaatctgatgatgttttaggtcatatttatgcagaaatatagaaaactctaaagaatTCACAAAATTCAAGCTCGACTGTAGATTATTCTTGGTCACATATTGTATACTGCAAAATCATTCAGCACCCCCTCCACTTAATGCAGTTTGAACTAAGAACTCGACTTCAATTGTATTCTGAAATTGGAATTCATATCTCATCTTACATAGACAtgagtattttactgggaaatacaccactcgtatttttcatacgaactacatccgggTCATTGAGAATTACAACCATGACCTATTGTTCAGTAtgttcactcatgaggaaatcagtgaatagTTTTGATAAAGTTGTgtactttgtgaatgtgtctatgtaataaaaagaacatcacacaagGGCacaaagatattaagtttatcttatgttgaaaaatatttcactcgttcactttgctCAGTTGTGTATATGTTCActgcttgaagataaacttcatatcttcacaccactgtggaATATcctcatatatataatatatataaaatccatccattcattatctgtagccgcttatcctgttttagagggtcacgggcaagctggagcctatccaagctgactatgggcgagaggcagggtacaccctggacaagtcgccaggttattgcagggttgatacagagacaaacaacctacagtcaatttagagccgccaattaacctaacctgcatgtctttggactgtgggggaaacccacgcagacacagggagaacatgtcaactccacacagaaaggccctcgctggccactgggctcgaacccaggaccttcttgctgcgaggcgacagtgctaaccactgcactgcccatatatatataatctcattatctctatccgctttatcctgttctacagggtcgcaggcaagctggagcctatcccagctgactatgagcgaaaggcggggtacactctggacaagtcaccaggtcatcacagggctgacacttataccctgtccacactagggattttgtaccgatacgaaactactttcgtaccgcaacacctgtccacactagcaactataccggtactgtagcggtataactgtcttggtacgaaacccacaaatgtatgggtttcgtaccggtacagtatcggtactgtagtgcttcgtgtagtgtggacagatgaagcggctctgtatcgatacaaatataatgcgcatgcgcaaagtcacacacctcaattgatgtcttcgctgaataaaatagtgaagaacggagattcgtttgtttctttctaaactgtctcgcgcgttttatacgattcgactgaataaatgaccaccagaaatacagactgtacattgacaacataaagcacacacacgtttcatccgccatatattcttggaaggaagttacttggtaaccacggaaacatttcgcacacgcgcatttcatctaccgtgaaagaaaaccgcaaacatttctcactagtgtggagagatacactaaactgtaccgctatactttgtatcgatacagttataccactttcgtaccggtataagtgtgaacacagcaatagacacagacaaccattcacattcacacctacggtcaatttagagtcatcagttaacctaacctgcatgtctttggactgtgggggaaaccggagcacccggaggaaacccacgcggacacggggagaacatgcaaactctgcacagaaaggccctcgctggccacggggctcgaacccggaccttcttgctgtgaggtgacagtgctaatcactacaccaccgtgctgcccatatatctcatctcatctcatctcatctcatctcattatctctagccactttatcctgttctacagggttgcaggcaagctggagcctatcccagctgactacgggtgaaaggcggggtacaccctggacaagtcgccaggtcatcacagggctgacacatagacacagacaaccattcacactcacattcacacctacggtcaatttagagtcaccagttaacctaacctgcatgtctttggactgtggggaaaccggagcacccggaggaaacccatgcggacacggggagaacatgcaaactccgcacagaaaggccctcaccggccacggggcttgaacccggaccttcttgctgtgaggcaacagtgctaaccactacaccaccgtgccgcccatatatatatatatatatatatatatatatatatatatatatatgtgagtgattccacgcttatgggtactgaaatggggacatgaacttattcacctaaaaccatttctttttttaccatcaggtcacaaaacatgtaatctttaatgaatgatatgttaaaagataactttaattttctgagatgtaataaaaacatatttatatgccaaagtcaagcctatgagttccaaaatgatgtctgttacattacttctgttacgattgtccatctcgcgtctgttacaaattaattacaatctagctatataccatgttaatcttattgaaagaatgtgtatgtttattctactacgcatgtttattaattatatttgctaaaacatcaccttcctatgtttcaaaaagtaattctacattgttaaaattgagaatctatatgtccacaacacttctgttacgttctgactttggcatataaatatgtttttattacatctcagaaaattaaagttatcttttaacatctcattcattaaagattacatgttttgtgacctgatggtaaaaaaaagaaatggttttaggtgaatttttaaaaataagttcatgtccccatttcagtacccataagtgtggaatcactcatatatatatataaaattaattcAATTTGCAATATTATGACTTCATATGCATATTTTCTTATGTGGCTCTTTATTTAATGTTAATTTTGTTTATATTAGTCTTGGAGCAAATGTCATGACAAATTCCTTATAAGTGTGACTTGGCCAATAAAAGTGATTTGGATTCTAGATGATGATAGTAGAAACACAGTGTGGAAAGAAAGAAGCTGCTACAAATGCACTAGTTTTCTGCCTTTGGTCTGCCTTTGGCCTTGCTGTCAGCCGCAGAACATGTGAAAGGTGTGGGCATGTAGCCTAAAGCTACTGAACACACTGGCGCCTTGCTGAAATTCCCAACAATTACCCCAACTGCTGTCAGTgcactttcactcacacacacacacacacacacagtgtgtgtgtgtgtgtgtgtctccctccAAGCATACTAGTCCTTCCCCTTCTGACACTGGATCGATGGCCCTCTATCTGCAGGCAAAGGGCAATCAGTCCTAATagcgtctctctgtctgtctctctggctTTCCCCAGCTGTTCTACCTGTAAACATCAGCACAGAGCATGATCACATCACCAAAGCAGCATGCCGCAGACCTTCACTACTGACCAATCTGACTTACAGGTTTTTCTCctctttttttaaatagaagacTTGTTTAAAGTGTTTACATTTCAGGCGCCGCTTTATGGACATTTAACCCCCAAAAAGTGAGTCTCCTCCATGCCTGAGGCTATTTCAAGGCAGTTTTCCCACAAAACTCTATTTTCCGCAAAAAAAAGTTCTGTGTTGGCTCAGATTTCCGACAGCATTTTGTTCTTTTATACAGGGATAAACACGGCCAAATAAGACGATTATGCGTCAAAATGATCGAAAAGTGATCCAGGCTGTGTAATTGTAGTCATGAAGGATTacttttttaaaatgattattcTGAGCACCAGATGATTTTACATGCAAATTATATGCCCTTGTATGCGCGCGCGCAATACCTGGAtctctggattaaatcacctttggGGACTTGAGGAGCTCCAGGGCCTGTCTGTCAGTTTCATAACCACTTCCCTTATCTCTGGAGGCTCTGTGTTTTTAGTGATATATTCGTTTTACCTACAAACAGTGGCCTATCCTCAATGATAAACATATGAAGAGACTGGAGGGGCCACGGTGCGATATCgatcgggtgtgtgtgtgttgtatgggATCGACTCGGCTCTAATTGAGTgtcactgtctgtctgtgtcgGCTCTCTGGCGCCAGGGGCCTCTTTGGATTGCTAATTTGTCTAACCGCTTAGCCCCAGTCTCTCACTTGTCTCTATAGGCGACCTTCCGAGTCTGAGGAACACACCTATTACTTCAAACAGCCACCTCATGATGTTAACCTGATAATAGGCTCCATAAAGTGTATCCAGTGTATTATTTCTTGTTGATCTGTCTCAAAACACAAGTCATCTTTTCTTCCTGAGCTCTGAGAAACAGCCTCCAGAACACTGGAAATAATCCTCTATACACCTGATTAATCGGCTAAAATCAGGCGAATACAGTCATATAGTTTAAACAATACATATAAATACATTTTGTGACGTAATATGTAGTACATATTTGCACTTTTTCAGTCAAACAAGTCCTCTCTTTGAATTGTGCCTTTCATTATTTCTTTAATTGCAGCTTTCTTTAATTCACGCTGAAGGCGGGCTCTTTGTGTGGACGCCGCGTGGACCAATACGAACGCCAATCGCACTGTGCATGCAAATAATCCCTTTCCTTTAGCCAATCAGTAATCAAGAGGGCGTGGCCATGCGCGGTGTCTGAATAATCCCTCACCTTTAGCCAATCAGTACTCGAGAGGGCGTGGCCATGCGTGGTCCCTGTGCTGAGCCCTTGCATGCAAATAAATCCTCACGTTTAGCTCATCAGTAACCGAGAGGGCGAGGCCATGCGACGTCCCTGAGCGCTTGCATGCAAATAAGCCCTCAGTTTGGCTAATCAGTAATCGAGAGGGCGTGGCCATTCCAGGTCCCTGAGCCCTTGCATGCAAATAAGCATGCAAATAATCCCTCACCTTTAGCCAATCATTAATCGAGAGGGCGTGGCCATGCGTGGTCCCTGTGCTGAGCCCTTGCATGCAAATGAGCATGCAAATAAGCCCGCACGTTTAGCTCATCAGTAATCGAGAGGGCGAGGCCATGCGACGTCCCTGAGCGCTTGCATGCAAATAAGCATGCAAATAATCCCTCACCTTTAGCCAATCAATAATCGAGAGGGCGTGGCCATGCGTGGTCCCTGTCCTGAGCCCTTGCATGCAAATAAGCGTGCAAATAATCCCTCACCTTTAGCCAATCAATAATCGAGAGGGCGTGGCCATGCGTGGTCCCTGTGCTGAGCCCTTGCATGCAAATAATCCCTCACCTTTCGCCAATCATTAATCGAGAGGGCGTGGCCATGCGCGGTCCCTCAAGCCCATATATTGGCTTTTGTGTGCTGAGCACTTGCATGCAAATAAGCATGCAAATAATCCCTCACCTTTAGCCAATCAGTAAATCATTAATCGAGAGGGCGTGGCCATGCGTGGTCCCTGTGCTGAGCCCTTGCATGCAAATAATCCCTCACCTTTCGCCAATCATTAATCGAGAGGGCGTGGCCATGCGCGGTCCCTCAAACCCATATATTGGCTTTTGTGTGCTGAGCACTTGCATGCAAATAAGCATGCGAATAATCCCTCTCGTTTAGCCAATCATTAATCGAGAGGGCGTGGCCATGCGCGGTCCCTCAAGCCAATATATTGGCTTTCGTGTGCTGAGCACTTGCATGCAAATAAGCCTTCACCTTTAGCCAATCAGTAATCGAGAGGGCGTGGCCACGCGCGGTCCCTCAAGCCAATATATTGGCTTTTGTGTGCTGAGCACTTGCATGCAAATAAGCATGCAAATAAGCCTTCACCTTTAGCCAATCAGTAATCGAGAGGGCGTGGCCATGCGCGGTCCCTCAAGCCAATATATTGGCTTTCGTGTACTGAGCACTTGTTGGCGCGTGAGTGAGTGGGTGCGCGCGCTGCTCAGTGGAGCGTGTGGTCGTGTTTCCTGATCAGAAGCGATTTCATCTGGATTACACATCACATTacagactttattattattattatttgcctaTTAGTGGTGTTTTGGATGCTTTTTTCCCCCGTTGTGAAGGTGAAACACGGCCTGTTTTTATACCCTAGCTGAGTGTTATTCTTTTCTGGTGCATCGTCCCGCACTGACAGTGAGCTCATGGCACAGGGGAGTTCTACCGCCTGTCGGGTTTGCTCATGATGTAACCGAAGGAACTGCGGGAATGCAAGTATTTATCCGTGTGGGAAACCACATGTAAGCGAGTGTTTAACTCGGACAGATCGGAGGTTGTCTCTGTCGCCGGCTTGAAGGACTGGGACCTGGTCGTAAATGGATCGCCATTGCAGTTTTGTTTCACTTTGGCTTCAGCTGGAACTCTGTGCCATGGCTGTGCTCCTAGCTAAAGGTATGCAGAACTGACtgatctttatttttatttcatataaTCTATCAGGACAGGTCTATAAACCAAGACTGAACCCAAACAAGAGCACTGATACTTTACACACACCTTAGATCAGACTCCCATATGTCTAAAGAGAAATAGTGAAGCCTTGATTTTGTTTATATATAGCATTTTAATGATCTACAGACTGTCAGAGTTATTACTGTATTATGGACAAAAAGACAGACTGAACTTAAAGTCAGCATTTACAGTTATTACTTTATGTGCTAATTAATATATCAGTTATGGTCACAGAGTAATGAGAAGGTAATATGAAGGAAAATTATCCACCCTGTAGTGTTTTCTAGCCCATAACAGTCCACCACATGGGACAAAAGTATGACTTTATAAGACATACTTACTTATAAATAGCATTTTAATGGATCTCCTGGAAGATCTACTTTGCAGGATTCTTCGGTTTGTAAGAACTACTTAAAAGTGCATCTAGAAAACTTGCTCCAAAACCTGAACAATTCCTTCAAGAGAGTTCATTTCAATAAATGTTGTAATGGAATCATAATTTTTCACTGAATAGCCTGTTTATAGCCTAGTACTTGTACCCTAAAGTTGAGTGCACAGTCTGTTttcttctcctctcctcttcttcctgctgtgtgtgtgtgtgtgtgtgtgtgtgttgtcagcAGTTTACGCCGACAAGAACGATGACCCGTAACTCGAGTCCTGCAGGTCCACAGACACCCGTACAAACCCTGtgtttatttgtatttgtatcgcagtatatgtgtgtgtgttggtgttcgGTTCCAGGTAGACACATAACAGGCAATTAGTTTTCACCATAGTCTTAAAGGTCTGGAGCAAACAACAAGAAACGGGTCATTTGTCCACTAAGACATGTTCCACAATTTCCGCCTGGTGATATAACCTATATGCCAACACTTTCTGACGTTTTATAGCTTTGAGTAGGTTGAACTTCGATTTATTGTCAGTGTCTTCTTAAGAACATGCTTGGAATAGGCCTGGCATGTAACGTACAGACATACAGACTTCCTCACAGCACTGTCTTTACATGTTTTCATTTGGGTTTAGATAAACTCTCTGTGGCACACATGGCAGATATTAAACTCTACTAAACTGCTGTTTTACACAATGAACAGAAGAGTCCATCTATAAGCCATGACACCACTGATAACAATATTAGACATTAGCCTTAATTTTCATGTGAGTTTTTTAACCCGTTTTGGTTCTGCACTAGTCGTTCTGCATGAACATCTCATAGTGTAAACTTAATACATGAATTATCTTTAAAAGTAAATAATAGAGCCCTAAAACTATTAGATACACtggcttttgttgttgttaagcACATATTATTTAGTAATTATTTAAGTTATAAGAACATTCATTCACTCAAGCAGTTTTGATCAAACTTTATCTATAGTTGTCAATAAGGGAAATGAGATGTTTCGACTAAACAGCACTTATTTGTGTCCATTTTGTTTTACAGGCGAGATCAGGTGCTACTGTGATGCACCGCAGTGTGTTGCCACTGGATACATGTGCAAATCGGAGCTCAACGCCTGTTTTACCAAGGCTTTGGAGCCATTTAACACAAACTCCCCATTAACACATGGATGTCTAGACCCACTATTAAACTCTGTGGATGTGTGCACTCAGAAGAACTCGGACGTTTCGAATGGAGGCCCGTCTCCGATTGAGTGCTGTCATGATGATATGTGTAACTACCGAGGTTTACCGAGTATTGTTCACACACGAAGTGACCCTACAGGTGAGAACTAACGTGATTATATAAAAATCAATATCCAAATTATTATTCATGTTCAAATGATATATCGAGGTTTGATATATTCAGATTTAATTTGTGGGCCAGATCTCAggagcatgcttttttttttttccagatattTAATGGGTTACATGATTTACAGGCAGCAGATAGTTTACCTTTGAGCTGTATGGTACAGATGACGTGCTTTTGATAGCCTGTGGATTATGTAATACTTAATTGAGCAGGAATGTGCTTCTAAGAGAACACGTGTTAGACCCAGAGATACAGGCAGCACTTAAGAAATCATGTACATGAAACAATAACTAATGAAAGAAACGCATGCCTTTTGCTTTTTCAGATCGTTACCAGACAGACGGCTTAAACCAGAACTTGATCACACGAGTTCAAGAGTTAGCCTCGAAGGAGGT
Above is a genomic segment from Neoarius graeffei isolate fNeoGra1 chromosome 14, fNeoGra1.pri, whole genome shotgun sequence containing:
- the bambia gene encoding BMP and activin membrane-bound inhibitor (Xenopus laevis) homolog a, with the translated sequence MDRHCSFVSLWLQLELCAMAVLLAKGEIRCYCDAPQCVATGYMCKSELNACFTKALEPFNTNSPLTHGCLDPLLNSVDVCTQKNSDVSNGGPSPIECCHDDMCNYRGLPSIVHTRSDPTDRYQTDGLNQNLITRVQELASKEVWFRAAVIAVPIAGGLILVLLIMLALRMLRSENKQLRVQRQQMLSRLHYSFHGHNHAKKGHMAKLDLECMVPVTGHENCCAGCDKLRQAELSAQGGERFLSLVHWGMYTGHGKLEFV